The genomic region AGCGAGTCACGGTCACGTTCTTCGACATGATGTCGCCCATCTCTTTCCAGATGCGGAACGGGTTTTCCGTTCCCGACGACTTCATCAGGCCGGCATTGATCTCTTCTTGGCGCTTGCGTTCATTGTCGTAGCAGCCGTTGGTCGCCGGTGCGGATTTCAGGGTGTTCTGCCCGTAGCGCACGGCTTCCGGCCCGGCGATGAAGCCGCCGTAGATGCAGGAGACGAGAGAATTCGCGCCGAGACGGTTTGCGCCATGGATCGAGTAATCGGCCTCCCCGCAGGCATATAGGCCTTCAATATTCGTCCTCTGGTTGAAGTCTACCCAGAGCCCGCCCATGGTGTAGTGCATGCCGGGGAATATCTTCATCGGCACGTCGCGCGGATCGTCGCCGACGAACTTCTCGTAGATTTCCAGGATACCTTCGAGCTTCTTGTCGAGGACTTTGCGGTCGATGTGTGTCAGGTCGAGGTAGACCATCGGCTGGCCGTCGATGCCGAGATGGTGCTCGTAGACGACCTTGTGAATGGCTCGGGTCGCTACGTCGCGGGGCACGAGGTTGCCATACTTCGGGTACCAGTCTTCGAGGAAGTACCAGCGCTCACTCTCGGGGATACTCTTCCAATTGCGCTTGTCCCCCTGCTGCTTCGGCACCCACACGCGGCCACCTTCGCCACGCGCTGACTCCGACATCAGGCGAAGTTTGTCTTCGCCGGGTATCGACGTTGGGTGCACCTGGATAAATTCGCCGTTGGCGTAGTACGCGCCCTGTTGATAGAGTGCCGACTGCGCCGATCCGGTGCAAACCACCGAGTTGGTGGATTTACCGAAAATAGCTCCAATACCGCCCGTGGCCATGATGACGGCTTCCGCCGGGAAAGTGACGACCTGCATCGTCCGCAGGTCCATGGCGCAGATGCCGCGGCATGCGCGGTTGCCGTCGAGCACGGCGGAAAGGAATTCCCAACTCTCGAACTTCTTGACCTTGCCTTCCGACTCGAAGCGGCGGACTTGTTCGTCGAGCGCGTAGAGAAGCTGCTGCCCGGTCGTGGCCCCGGCGAAAGCAGTGCGGTTGTAGAGCGTGCCCCCGAAGCGGCGGAAATCGAGCAGTCCTTCGGGTGTG from Terriglobia bacterium harbors:
- the sdhA gene encoding succinate dehydrogenase flavoprotein subunit — its product is MANPKIIIVGGGLAGLSATIKCAEMGASVDLFSIVPVKRSHSVCAQGGINAAKNLKGEGDSTWQHFDDTIYGGDFLANQPPVKAMCEMAPPIIDLLDRMGVPFNRTPEGLLDFRRFGGTLYNRTAFAGATTGQQLLYALDEQVRRFESEGKVKKFESWEFLSAVLDGNRACRGICAMDLRTMQVVTFPAEAVIMATGGIGAIFGKSTNSVVCTGSAQSALYQQGAYYANGEFIQVHPTSIPGEDKLRLMSESARGEGGRVWVPKQQGDKRNWKSIPESERWYFLEDWYPKYGNLVPRDVATRAIHKVVYEHHLGIDGQPMVYLDLTHIDRKVLDKKLEGILEIYEKFVGDDPRDVPMKIFPGMHYTMGGLWVDFNQRTNIEGLYACGEADYSIHGANRLGANSLVSCIYGGFIAGPEAVRYGQNTLKSAPATNGCYDNERKRQEEINAGLMKSSGTENPFRIWKEMGDIMSKNVTVTRYNKNLQETDAKLVELLERYRNVNLSDRAAWANTSFAFTRQLYNMLQLARVITQGAAMRDESRGAHYKPDFPERDDEKFLKTTKAYFAADADEPRFEFEPVDVSLIKPRPRRYDAAT